A portion of the Tamandua tetradactyla isolate mTamTet1 chromosome 16, mTamTet1.pri, whole genome shotgun sequence genome contains these proteins:
- the ATMIN gene encoding ATM interactor isoform X2, producing MKMHAEKKHKCSKCSNSYGTEWDLKRHAEDCGKTFQCTCGCPYASRTALQSHIYRTGHEIPAEHRDPPSKKRKMENSMNNQKLSKKTIESLLNKPSSTPDTQELETSEIKLMASFEDSCSSNARKQTLTTPPRYPQKLLLPKPKVALVKLPVMQFSPMPVFVPTTADSSAQPVVVGVDQQGSAMGTIHLLPLSIGTLILGLDSEACSLRESLPLSKIVNPMNVEPISTGIQVNLGKSPPSTLQQLGNTCQKNSISSINVQTDLSYASPSFMPSAQWASPDSSVSSCSQTDLTFGSQVSLPISVHTQTLLPSSRATSSIAAQTDPFSDAGFQSGGISRETQTSGLQSSTDDAVHMDQAVMCGDIFENVHSSFRVSTDNIISNSLVAETITHDLLPQNDPKTLNQDIEKSAPIINFSEQNSILPSQNMTDNQTQTIDLLSDLENILSSNLPGQTLDNRSLLSDTNTGPDTQLPSGPTQNPGIDFDIEEFFSASNIQTQTEESELSSMNTEPVLESLDIETQTDFLLADTSAQSYSCRGNANFLGLEMFDTQTQTDLNFFLDSSPHLPLGSLLKHSSFSMSTDSSDTETQTEVISTKNLPALESKVQLNSTETQTMNSGFETLGSLFFTSNETQTAMDDFLLADLAWNTMESQFSSVETQTCAELHTVSNF from the exons ATGAAAATGCATGCTGAAAAGAAGCATAAATGTAGTAAGTGCAGCAATTCTTATGGTACTGAATGGGATTTAAAAAGACATGCAGAGGATTGTGGCAAGACCTTCCAGTGCACGTGTGGCTGTCCTTATGCCAGCAGAACTGCCTTGCAGTCACACATCTACCGAACTGGCCATGAGATCCCTGCTGAGCACAg GGATCCACctagtaagaaaaggaaaatggagaacTCCATGAACAACCAGAAGTTGTCAAAAAAGACCATTGAATCATTGCTCAATAAACCATCCTCAACGCCAGACACACAAGAActagaaacttcagaaataaagCTGATGGCTTCCTTTGAAGACTCCTGCAGCTCTAATGCCAGAAAACAGACTCTTACAACACCTCCAAGATATCCTCAGAAGTTGCTTTTACCAAAGCCCAAAGTGGCTTTAGTTAAACTACCAGTTATGCAGTTTTCTCCCATGCCTGTCTTTGTGCCTACTACAGCCGACTCCTCAGCCCAGCCTGTGGTGGTGGGTGTGGATCAGCAGGGCTCTGCCATGGGCACCATTCACTTGCTTCCCTTGTCCATAGGAACCCTGATCCTCGGCCTAGATTCAGAGGCTTGCTCTCTTAGGGAGAGCCTGCCTCTGTCAAAAATTGTGAATCCCATGAATGTGGAGCCAATTAGCACAGGTATTCAAGTGAACTTGGGTAAAAGTCCACCTAGTACTTTACAACAACTAGGGAATACATGTCAGAAGAACAGCATTTCTTCCATCAATGTGCAGACAGATCTGTCTTATGCCTCACCAAGCTTCATGCCTTCTGCACAATGGGCTTCCCCAGACTCCTCTGTATCGTCTTGTTCTCAGACTGATTTGACATTTGGTTCTCAAGTTTCACTTCCCATTAGTGTTCATACGCAAACACTGTTACCCAGTTCCAGAGCAACTTCATCCATCGCTGCTCAGACCGATCCTTTTTCAGATGCTGGTTTCCAGTCAGGTGGGATCTCCAGAGAAACTCAAACTAGTGGACTGCAAAGTTCCACAGATGACGCAGTACACATGGACCAAGCAGTAATGtgtggagacatttttgagaatgtCCATTCTTCATTCAGGGTTTCTACAGACAATATTATAAGCAACAgtttggtagcagagaccatAACTCATGATTTGTTACCTCAGAATGACCCTAAGACTTTAAATCAAGATATTGAGAAATCTGCACCAATTATAAACTTCAGTGAGCAGAACAGTATACTTCCTTCACAAAACATGACAGATAATCAgacccaaaccatagatttattaaGCGATTTAGAAAACATCTTGTCAAGTAACCTGCCAGGTCAGACATTGGATAATCGCAGTCTTTTGTCTGACACGAACACTGGACCCGACACCCAGCTCCCATCTGGCCCAACCCAGAATCCCGGAATAGATTTTGATATTGAAGAGTTCTTTTCAGCCTCAAACATCCAAACTCAAACAGAAGAGAGTGAACTTAGCAGTATGAACACTGAACCAGTCTTGGAATCACTGGACATAGAGACCCAGACTGACTTTTTACTTGCAGACACCTCTGCTCAGTCCTACAGTTGTAGGGGAAATGCTAACTTCTTGGGCCTTGAAATGTTTGATACGCAGACGCAGACAGACTTAAACTTCTTTTTAGACAGTAGCCCTCATCTGCCTCTGGGCAGTCTTCTGAAACACTCCAGCTTTTCCATGAGCACTGATTCATCTGACACAGAAACCCAAACAGAAGTGATTTCCACTAAAAACCTCCCTGCTCTAGAAAGCAAAGTTCAGCTGAACAGTACAGAAACACAGACCATGAATTCTGGTTTTGAAACCCTGGGGAGTTTGTTTTTCACCagcaatgaaactcagacagCCATGGATGATTTCCTTCTGGCTGATTTGGCCTGGAACACGATGGAGTCTCAGTTCAGTTCTGTGGAAACTCAGACATGTGCAGAACTACACACAGTCTCCAACTTCTAA